The Desulfovibrio subterraneus genome has a segment encoding these proteins:
- a CDS encoding FAD-binding and (Fe-S)-binding domain-containing protein, which produces MLPAPYADFYKEVLEVVPKHCIYTDPLRVLAYGTDASFYRLIPKMVIDTNEEAELIHILKLSNKYRIPVTFRAAGTSLSGQAVSDSVLVRLGDGWRKFRIFDDASRITLQPGIIGTNANRLLAEFGKKIGPDPASIDSAKIGGIVANNASGMCCGVAENSYKTLDKMRIVFWDGTVLDTSDDKSRAEFSRKHPNILERVRLLRQEVVADSTLADQIARKFKIKNTTGYSLNALVDFEDPYDIIQHLMVGSEGSLGFISEVTYRTVVEHPHKASALIFFPDIKSACEATIILRDTPVSAVELMDDRALRSVAGKPGMPASLTGDIADNTTALLVETRAATKAQMTKQMDKITKSIAHIPKLGDVEFTDVPAEFNKLWAVRKGLFPAVGAVRKVGTTVIIEDVAFPIKDLAHATLRLQELFKKYEYNEAIIFGHALEGNLHFVFTQDFSEAKEVIRYQGFMDEVCAMVVKDYDGSLKAEHGTGRNMAPFVEMEWGAAAYRLMKEIKNIFDPYGLLNPGVIINEDAEAHIRNLKPLPPAHSIVDTCIECGFCEPICPSRNATFTPRQRITAWREISRMKASDEKDKLLKKLFSDYSYFGDNTCATDGLCATRCPVGINTGSFIKKLRGENVTPRQAKAADWVANNFGTVAKVVANTLKGVNLAHKLLGTKVMDTGSQTLRVLSLKKVPLWNRQMPKGISPVKPVPVNPANPLKVVYFPSCISRTMGPAEGDAEKTELPRKTIALLLKAGYEVIFPERLGDLCCGQAFESKGFDAQADMKSKELSEALLKASNNGEYPILSDTSPCLYRMKETMDKRLTLFEPIEFVLTHLKDKLAFTKVSRTVALHSTCTARKMGLDGKFKELAELCAEKVVVPENVFCCGFAGDRGFRYPELNKAALAELKAQVEHCSEGYSTSRTCEVGLALHATIPYRNVIYLVDEATRELK; this is translated from the coding sequence CCAAAATGGTCATCGATACCAATGAAGAGGCGGAACTCATCCACATTCTCAAGCTTTCCAATAAATACCGCATTCCGGTTACCTTCCGCGCTGCGGGAACAAGCCTTTCCGGTCAGGCGGTATCCGATTCCGTGCTGGTGCGCCTTGGCGATGGCTGGCGCAAGTTCCGCATCTTCGACGATGCCAGCCGCATAACCCTGCAGCCCGGCATTATCGGCACCAATGCCAACCGCCTGCTGGCAGAGTTCGGCAAGAAGATCGGTCCGGACCCGGCATCCATCGACTCTGCCAAGATCGGCGGCATTGTGGCCAACAACGCCTCCGGCATGTGCTGCGGCGTTGCCGAAAACAGCTACAAGACGCTGGACAAGATGCGCATTGTGTTCTGGGACGGCACCGTGCTCGACACCTCGGACGACAAGAGCCGTGCGGAATTTTCGCGCAAGCATCCCAACATTCTTGAACGTGTGCGCCTGCTGCGTCAGGAAGTGGTGGCAGATTCCACCCTTGCCGACCAGATTGCCCGCAAGTTCAAGATCAAGAACACCACAGGGTACAGCCTGAACGCGCTGGTGGATTTTGAAGATCCCTACGATATCATTCAGCACCTCATGGTGGGTTCTGAAGGTTCTCTCGGCTTCATCTCCGAAGTGACCTACCGCACCGTGGTGGAACACCCGCACAAGGCATCTGCCCTGATATTCTTCCCGGATATCAAATCCGCGTGCGAGGCCACCATCATTCTGCGCGACACACCCGTTTCCGCCGTGGAACTGATGGATGACCGCGCCCTGCGCTCCGTGGCAGGCAAGCCGGGCATGCCCGCAAGCCTTACCGGAGACATTGCGGACAACACCACCGCCCTGCTCGTGGAAACCCGCGCCGCCACCAAGGCGCAGATGACCAAGCAGATGGACAAGATCACCAAGTCCATTGCGCACATTCCCAAACTGGGCGATGTGGAATTCACCGACGTGCCTGCCGAGTTCAACAAGCTGTGGGCCGTGCGCAAGGGCCTGTTCCCTGCTGTCGGCGCCGTGCGCAAGGTCGGCACCACGGTCATTATCGAAGACGTGGCCTTCCCCATCAAGGATCTGGCGCACGCCACGCTCCGCCTGCAGGAACTCTTCAAGAAATACGAATACAACGAAGCCATCATCTTCGGCCATGCGTTGGAAGGCAACCTGCACTTCGTGTTCACGCAGGACTTCTCTGAAGCCAAGGAAGTTATCCGCTATCAGGGCTTCATGGACGAAGTGTGCGCCATGGTCGTGAAGGACTACGACGGCTCGCTCAAGGCCGAACACGGCACGGGCCGCAACATGGCTCCCTTTGTCGAAATGGAATGGGGCGCAGCCGCATACCGCCTGATGAAGGAGATCAAGAACATCTTCGACCCCTACGGGCTGCTGAACCCCGGCGTTATCATCAATGAAGACGCAGAGGCACACATCCGCAACCTGAAGCCGCTGCCGCCCGCCCACTCCATTGTGGACACCTGTATTGAATGCGGTTTCTGCGAACCCATCTGTCCCTCGCGTAACGCCACGTTCACCCCGCGCCAGCGCATCACCGCATGGCGTGAAATCAGCCGCATGAAGGCCAGCGACGAGAAGGACAAGCTGCTCAAGAAGCTCTTCTCCGACTACAGCTACTTCGGCGACAACACCTGTGCGACCGACGGCCTGTGCGCCACCCGCTGTCCCGTGGGCATCAACACCGGCTCGTTCATCAAGAAGCTGCGTGGGGAGAACGTAACCCCGCGTCAGGCCAAGGCTGCGGACTGGGTGGCAAACAACTTCGGCACCGTTGCCAAGGTTGTGGCAAACACCCTGAAGGGTGTGAACCTTGCGCACAAGCTGCTCGGCACCAAGGTCATGGATACCGGCTCGCAGACCCTGCGCGTGCTCTCGCTGAAAAAGGTGCCGCTGTGGAACAGGCAGATGCCCAAGGGCATAAGCCCCGTGAAGCCGGTGCCCGTGAATCCGGCCAACCCGCTGAAAGTGGTCTATTTCCCCAGCTGCATCAGCCGCACCATGGGGCCGGCAGAAGGCGATGCAGAAAAGACCGAACTGCCCAGAAAGACCATCGCCCTGCTGCTTAAGGCCGGATACGAGGTCATCTTCCCCGAACGTCTGGGCGACCTGTGCTGTGGTCAGGCCTTTGAATCCAAGGGTTTTGATGCGCAGGCAGACATGAAGTCCAAGGAGCTTTCCGAAGCCCTGCTCAAGGCCAGCAACAACGGCGAATATCCCATCCTCAGCGATACCAGCCCCTGCCTGTACCGCATGAAGGAAACCATGGATAAGCGCCTCACCCTGTTCGAGCCCATCGAGTTTGTGCTCACCCACCTGAAGGACAAGCTCGCCTTCACCAAGGTGTCCAGAACCGTGGCGCTGCATTCAACCTGCACCGCCCGCAAGATGGGGCTGGACGGCAAGTTCAAGGAACTGGCCGAGCTGTGCGCCGAAAAGGTTGTGGTGCCGGAAAACGTGTTCTGCTGCGGCTTCGCAGGCGACCGCGGATTCCGCTATCCTGAACTGAACAAGGCCGCCCTTGCCGAACTGAAGGCACAGGTCGAGCACTGCTCGGAAGGCTACTCCACCTCGCGCACCTGCGAAGTGGGTCTGGCACTGCACGCCACCATTCCGTACCGCAACGTGATCTACCTTGTGGATGAGGCAACACGGGAACTGAAGTAG
- the eutC gene encoding ethanolamine ammonia-lyase subunit EutC, producing the protein MLLPDLVERNAWSYLKEFTDARIAIGRSGVSIPTREVLRFQLAHAQARDAVLQPLDTKRLYDDLEVMEQRIVVVKSKVTNRTEYLRRPDLGRQLSASGAERLAALAASQAAEPDIALVFSEGLSSIAIQNNLVPFLKVFRENVMEGVRYSPLVHVEQGRVAAGDAVAAILGAKVVVMLIGERPGLTSPDSMGIYMTYDARPGTTDERRNCISNIRPAGQSYAQAAETLHYLLRESLRRGISGVDLKDDQVAVE; encoded by the coding sequence ATGCTTCTGCCCGATCTGGTTGAACGCAACGCATGGAGCTATCTCAAGGAATTTACCGATGCCCGCATCGCCATTGGGCGCAGCGGGGTGAGCATACCCACGCGGGAGGTGCTGCGCTTTCAACTGGCGCATGCGCAGGCGCGGGATGCTGTGTTGCAGCCTCTGGATACCAAGCGGCTGTATGATGATCTTGAAGTGATGGAGCAGCGCATAGTGGTGGTGAAAAGCAAGGTCACCAACCGCACGGAATACTTGCGGCGGCCTGATCTGGGACGCCAGCTTTCCGCATCCGGCGCAGAGCGCCTTGCCGCGCTGGCCGCCTCGCAGGCTGCCGAGCCGGATATTGCCCTTGTGTTTTCAGAGGGGCTGTCGTCCATTGCCATTCAGAACAACCTTGTGCCTTTCCTCAAGGTCTTCCGTGAAAACGTCATGGAAGGTGTGCGCTATTCTCCTCTGGTCCATGTTGAGCAGGGGCGCGTTGCGGCGGGCGATGCCGTGGCCGCCATTCTGGGCGCCAAGGTGGTGGTCATGCTCATAGGCGAACGCCCGGGCCTGACCTCGCCGGACAGCATGGGCATATACATGACCTATGATGCCAGGCCGGGTACCACGGACGAGCGGCGCAACTGCATTTCAAACATCCGCCCTGCCGGACAAAGTTACGCGCAGGCTGCGGAGACGCTGCATTACCTGCTCAGGGAATCGCTGCGTCGCGGCATATCCGGTGTGGACCTGAAGGACGATCAGGTCGCGGTGGAGTAG
- a CDS encoding ethanolamine ammonia-lyase subunit EutB, translated as MYSCSMSGRIHGFSNLKELMAKASPLRSGDQLAGVAARNAEERVAAQLLLSEVPLARFLEDLLVPYEEDEVTRLIVDTHDSKAFSQVAGLTVGEFRDWLLSESVTAEVLASVSPGLTPEMVVAVSKIMRLQDMIHVASKVRVVTAFRNTIGLAGTLAARLQPNHPTDSPAGIVASTLDGLMYGSGDACIGINPATDNIQAVTELLKVLDDLRRRYDIPTQSCVLTHVTTTMEAMRRGAPVDLVFQSIGGTEAVNSSFGVSLAMLGEAREMALELRRGTVGDNVMYFETGQGSALSANAHHGVDQQTVEARAYAVARHFKPLLVNTVVGFIGPEYLYDAKQIIRAGLEDHFCGKLLGLPMGVDVCYTNHAEADQDDMDSLLTLLGVAGCTYIMGIPGADDIMLNYQSTSFHDALYLRRQLGLTPAPEFAQWLHNMGIVTENGALSLPGLAQLPLPDKRTLQRLA; from the coding sequence ATGTATTCCTGTTCCATGTCAGGACGTATCCATGGTTTTTCCAACCTGAAGGAGCTGATGGCCAAAGCGTCGCCCCTGCGGTCCGGCGACCAGCTTGCAGGCGTTGCTGCCCGCAATGCGGAGGAACGCGTGGCCGCACAGCTGCTTCTGTCGGAAGTTCCGCTGGCCCGTTTTCTGGAAGACCTGCTCGTTCCCTATGAGGAGGACGAGGTTACGCGGCTTATCGTGGACACCCACGACAGCAAGGCGTTCAGTCAGGTTGCAGGGCTGACCGTGGGCGAGTTTCGCGACTGGCTGCTCTCAGAGTCCGTCACGGCCGAAGTGCTCGCCAGCGTCTCACCCGGGCTTACGCCTGAAATGGTGGTCGCCGTCTCCAAGATCATGCGCCTGCAGGACATGATTCATGTTGCCTCAAAGGTGCGGGTGGTTACGGCGTTTCGCAATACCATAGGGCTTGCGGGTACGCTCGCGGCACGGCTGCAGCCCAACCATCCCACGGATTCGCCCGCAGGCATTGTGGCATCAACGCTGGATGGCCTCATGTACGGCAGCGGCGACGCCTGCATCGGCATCAACCCCGCAACGGACAATATTCAGGCGGTCACGGAACTGTTGAAGGTGCTGGATGATCTGCGCCGACGCTACGATATTCCCACGCAAAGCTGCGTGCTCACGCATGTGACAACAACCATGGAAGCCATGCGGCGCGGTGCGCCCGTGGACCTTGTGTTTCAGTCCATCGGTGGAACCGAGGCCGTGAACAGCAGCTTTGGCGTTTCGCTCGCCATGCTGGGCGAGGCACGGGAAATGGCGCTGGAGCTGCGCCGTGGAACTGTGGGCGATAATGTCATGTATTTTGAAACGGGGCAGGGCAGTGCACTTTCTGCCAACGCGCATCACGGAGTGGATCAGCAGACGGTGGAAGCCCGCGCCTACGCTGTTGCAAGGCATTTCAAGCCCTTGCTGGTGAATACGGTGGTGGGTTTCATCGGCCCCGAATATCTGTACGATGCCAAACAGATCATCCGCGCGGGGCTTGAAGACCACTTCTGCGGCAAGCTGCTGGGCCTGCCCATGGGCGTGGATGTCTGCTACACCAACCATGCGGAAGCCGATCAGGACGACATGGATTCGCTGCTTACCCTGCTCGGTGTGGCCGGATGTACCTATATCATGGGTATTCCCGGTGCGGATGACATCATGCTCAACTACCAGAGCACGTCGTTTCACGATGCCCTGTATCTGCGCCGCCAACTGGGGCTCACCCCTGCGCCGGAGTTCGCGCAATGGCTGCATAACATGGGCATAGTGACGGAAAACGGCGCCCTTTCCCTGCCGGGGCTGGCACAACTGCCCCTGCCGGACAAGCGCACCCTGCAACGGCTTGCATAA
- the eat gene encoding ethanolamine permease, producing MSHAAESQQLERKLGPWMLWGLGVGYVISGMYFGWNLGLEQGGTLGLGVATLFIILMYLTFTFSYTELACAIPRAGGAFDYATKALGTDLGFLAGMAQVIEFVFAPPAIAAAIGAYFNLFLPDVPTLEIAIVAYILFTALNIYGVQAAASFELFITILAVVELLIFAGVTAPAFQWENLTHNALPHGWGGAFAAIPFAIWFFLAIEGVANVAEEAINPQRNILIGFGAAIVTLVVLAIITFLSSVGVAGWEAIVYPAAGAAASDSPLPLALGKLVGDSHLLYHLLIFIGLFGLVASFHGIILAAGRAVLEMGRAGFVPRTLGAVSPKFRTPANALMANMVIGIIALFTGKTGEIITIAVFGALTLYIVSLISLFVLRKKAPGMTRPFKVPFYPLSPAIGLVIACVAMVAVCYYNAMLAAIYAGIMVFSFFYYKVSTYHESVGDQPFFAQLLEEV from the coding sequence ATGTCACACGCAGCGGAATCTCAGCAGCTTGAACGCAAGCTCGGGCCGTGGATGCTCTGGGGACTTGGCGTCGGCTACGTCATCTCGGGCATGTATTTCGGGTGGAACCTTGGCCTTGAGCAGGGTGGAACGCTGGGCCTTGGGGTGGCCACGCTGTTCATCATCCTGATGTATCTGACCTTCACCTTCAGCTACACCGAACTTGCCTGTGCCATTCCCCGTGCGGGCGGTGCATTCGACTACGCCACCAAGGCGCTGGGTACCGATCTCGGCTTTCTTGCCGGTATGGCGCAGGTCATTGAATTCGTATTCGCTCCTCCGGCAATTGCCGCAGCCATCGGCGCATATTTCAATCTGTTTCTTCCCGATGTGCCCACGCTTGAAATTGCCATTGTCGCCTATATTCTCTTCACCGCGCTGAATATCTATGGCGTGCAGGCCGCAGCCAGCTTTGAACTGTTCATCACCATTCTTGCCGTGGTTGAACTGCTCATCTTCGCTGGTGTGACCGCGCCCGCCTTCCAGTGGGAAAACCTTACGCATAACGCGCTGCCCCACGGCTGGGGCGGGGCCTTTGCCGCCATTCCCTTTGCCATCTGGTTCTTCCTTGCCATTGAAGGTGTTGCCAATGTGGCTGAAGAAGCCATCAACCCGCAGCGTAACATCCTGATCGGGTTCGGTGCCGCCATTGTCACCCTTGTGGTGCTGGCAATCATCACCTTCCTCAGCTCCGTGGGCGTGGCAGGCTGGGAAGCCATTGTCTACCCCGCAGCCGGTGCCGCCGCTTCCGACTCCCCGCTGCCGCTGGCACTGGGCAAGCTCGTGGGCGACAGCCATCTGCTGTATCACCTGCTTATCTTCATCGGCCTGTTCGGTCTGGTTGCCTCGTTCCACGGCATCATTCTGGCTGCCGGCCGTGCCGTGCTGGAAATGGGCCGCGCCGGATTCGTGCCCAGAACGCTGGGCGCAGTCAGCCCCAAGTTCCGCACCCCCGCCAACGCACTGATGGCAAACATGGTGATCGGCATCATTGCCCTGTTCACGGGCAAGACCGGCGAGATCATCACCATTGCCGTGTTCGGCGCGCTGACCCTGTATATTGTATCGCTGATCTCGCTGTTCGTGCTGCGCAAGAAGGCACCGGGCATGACCCGTCCCTTCAAGGTACCGTTCTATCCGCTTTCTCCCGCCATCGGCCTTGTCATCGCCTGTGTGGCCATGGTGGCCGTGTGCTATTACAACGCCATGCTTGCAGCCATTTATGCGGGCATCATGGTCTTCAGCTTCTTCTACTACAAGGTCAGCACCTATCATGAGTCGGTGGGCGACCAGCCGTTCTTTGCACAGTTGCTCGAAGAAGTGTAA
- a CDS encoding DMT family transporter produces the protein MGATVVGAAESTAGKGYATAVASAVLLSFTGILIKYIGDTYSLPPMVLAFSRNSIVCAVLLCALLVKGVSVVEPLRRNWRFFVCYGGMLAVFNSMWTTTVILNGAAVGTVLVYCSAAYTVVLGRIFFAEPLDGSKLLAVVMCVAGCVLVADALNAETWRLNALGAGAGIASGLLYAGYSIMGRRAGTRGLQPWVTLLYTFGFAVVFLSLFNLIVGSLKPELGLAATSLTEMAPERLQWGGWFALFVLAAGPTLLGFGLYNVSLCYLPSSIANIILTMEPALTAIVAYWWLGETMTPAQWGGAVLILLGVVVLRLGGMRKRRSAQKWSEAQQGGEAEQVSES, from the coding sequence ATGGGCGCGACTGTTGTCGGTGCTGCGGAAAGTACCGCGGGAAAGGGATATGCCACGGCGGTGGCCAGTGCCGTGCTGCTGTCGTTTACAGGCATTTTGATCAAATACATCGGGGATACGTACAGCCTGCCTCCCATGGTGCTGGCCTTTTCGCGTAACTCCATTGTCTGCGCCGTGCTGCTGTGTGCGCTGCTTGTGAAGGGCGTTTCCGTTGTGGAGCCGCTGCGCCGCAACTGGCGATTTTTCGTGTGTTACGGCGGCATGCTGGCAGTGTTCAACTCTATGTGGACCACCACGGTCATCCTGAACGGGGCGGCTGTGGGTACCGTGCTGGTGTATTGCTCGGCAGCTTATACCGTTGTGCTCGGGCGCATTTTCTTTGCAGAGCCGCTGGATGGCTCCAAGCTGCTGGCCGTGGTCATGTGTGTGGCGGGGTGTGTGCTGGTGGCGGATGCGCTTAACGCAGAGACATGGCGGCTGAACGCTCTGGGTGCCGGTGCGGGCATAGCGTCCGGCCTGTTGTATGCCGGATACAGCATCATGGGCCGCAGGGCGGGTACGCGCGGGCTGCAGCCGTGGGTGACGCTGCTCTATACCTTCGGGTTCGCCGTGGTGTTTCTTTCGCTTTTCAATCTGATCGTGGGCAGCCTCAAGCCCGAGCTGGGGCTTGCGGCAACATCACTGACGGAAATGGCTCCGGAGCGGCTGCAGTGGGGCGGCTGGTTCGCCCTGTTTGTGCTGGCTGCCGGTCCCACCTTGCTGGGCTTTGGCCTGTATAACGTGTCGCTGTGCTATCTACCCTCGTCCATTGCCAATATCATTCTGACCATGGAACCGGCTCTCACGGCGATTGTGGCCTACTGGTGGCTTGGCGAGACGATGACCCCTGCCCAGTGGGGCGGTGCCGTGCTCATTCTGCTGGGGGTGGTGGTTCTGCGGCTGGGTGGCATGCGAAAGCGCAGAAGCGCACAGAAGTGGAGCGAGGCGCAGCAGGGGGGGGAGGCGGAGCAGGTCTCTGAGAGTTGA
- the pdxR gene encoding MocR-like pyridoxine biosynthesis transcription factor PdxR yields MRIPLDRESPTPLYSQIAAFIRTGIESHTLPAGMRLPAIRKLASELGVNRITVETAYAELEAAGLVAARVGSGTFILPPFPAYIAGKGGHDILSPDGISFRNTNDAPWPHWQQGVLDRFSHLPAKPAIPLNTHHPDTHIISLNSGNSDPALFPLDEVRASLRDTLRQEGTAAGEYADMAGYMPLRRTISHVLADQGIPAAVEDIIITSGSQQALALITQLLTVPGDTVVIEAPSYADGMDLFRVRGLNILQIPMDAEGMRADLLEEALQQHAPKFIFTMPNFHNPTGMCMSGQRRRQLVQIAAAHGVPLVEDDFVGDLRYEGHAQPALKALAARGACFYMGTFSKMLMPGLRVGYMVAEGPVRDLLIRCKRLHDISSSGVIQRALYRFVSVGRHRTHLARSCSIYRKRRDALLEGIAAHLPHGITVAPVTGGLFAWCTLPPDLSATALEQAAFKRGVAIAAGTAFFLNPAEGDRFIRLNFTPHPPDVLRDAMRKLGEACNDIQKGGAA; encoded by the coding sequence ATGCGTATTCCACTGGACCGTGAAAGCCCCACCCCGCTCTATTCCCAGATAGCCGCGTTCATCCGCACAGGCATAGAATCGCACACGCTGCCCGCAGGCATGCGGCTGCCTGCCATACGCAAGCTTGCCTCTGAACTGGGGGTTAACCGCATAACCGTGGAAACCGCATATGCCGAACTGGAGGCTGCCGGACTTGTGGCGGCGCGGGTTGGGAGCGGAACCTTCATACTGCCGCCTTTTCCCGCCTATATAGCCGGAAAGGGCGGACACGACATTTTGTCACCAGATGGTATATCATTTCGTAATACGAACGACGCACCATGGCCGCACTGGCAGCAGGGCGTTCTCGACAGGTTCAGCCATCTTCCTGCCAAGCCTGCCATTCCGCTGAACACGCACCATCCGGATACGCACATCATTTCCCTGAACAGCGGAAACAGCGATCCTGCACTCTTTCCCCTCGACGAGGTGCGGGCCAGCCTGCGCGACACCCTGCGGCAGGAAGGCACGGCCGCCGGAGAATATGCCGACATGGCCGGATACATGCCCCTGCGGCGGACCATTTCGCATGTACTGGCCGATCAGGGCATTCCTGCCGCCGTAGAGGACATCATCATCACATCTGGTTCGCAGCAGGCACTGGCGCTCATCACCCAGCTGCTGACCGTCCCCGGCGACACGGTGGTCATTGAAGCTCCGTCCTATGCCGACGGAATGGATCTGTTCCGCGTGCGCGGGCTGAATATCCTGCAGATTCCCATGGATGCGGAAGGAATGCGCGCCGACTTGCTTGAAGAAGCCCTGCAGCAGCATGCGCCCAAGTTCATCTTCACCATGCCCAATTTTCACAACCCCACGGGCATGTGCATGAGCGGACAACGCAGGCGGCAGCTGGTGCAGATTGCCGCAGCCCATGGCGTGCCGCTTGTGGAAGACGACTTTGTGGGCGACCTGCGCTACGAAGGCCACGCACAGCCTGCGCTGAAGGCACTGGCCGCCAGAGGAGCCTGTTTCTACATGGGCACCTTTTCCAAAATGCTCATGCCCGGACTGCGCGTTGGCTACATGGTGGCGGAAGGCCCCGTGCGCGACCTGCTGATACGCTGCAAACGTCTGCACGACATATCCTCTTCCGGCGTCATCCAGCGCGCACTCTACCGTTTTGTTTCCGTGGGCAGGCACCGAACCCACCTTGCCCGCTCGTGCAGCATATACCGCAAGCGGCGCGATGCCCTGCTGGAAGGCATTGCCGCGCATCTGCCGCACGGCATAACCGTGGCTCCGGTTACGGGTGGCCTGTTTGCATGGTGCACGCTGCCGCCCGATCTCAGTGCCACGGCGCTGGAGCAGGCTGCCTTCAAGCGTGGCGTGGCCATAGCGGCGGGTACGGCCTTTTTCCTCAATCCCGCAGAAGGCGACAGGTTCATACGGCTGAACTTTACCCCGCATCCCCCCGACGTGCTGCGCGATGCAATGCGCAAGCTGGGCGAAGCCTGCAATGACATACAAAAGGGTGGCGCAGCCTGA
- the mtnA gene encoding S-methyl-5-thioribose-1-phosphate isomerase, with product MERHIRYSDKDNALVLLDQRYLPTREDDFYCRNTQDIIYALQTMVVRGAPAIGVTAAYGCVLAAMEVAAEADWKTALAHKLEEIAEARPTAVNLRWGVERMKKLWAGNSGLDNAALVALWLAEARVVHREDIEINRRMGAHGATVISDGDTIMTHCNAGALATAGYGTALGVVRGAIDAGRKGITVIANETRPFLQGARLTAYELKEDDIPVTVACDNACGLLMRRGMVQKVVVGADRVAANGDAVNKIGTYSVALLAREHGVPFYVAAPLSTIDRNMPDGDSTPIEDRTPREVTHVGETQITPDGVPVYNFAFDATPSELIAGIITEVGVLRAPYKESIAKAFKEAGIE from the coding sequence ATGGAACGCCATATCCGTTATTCCGACAAGGACAATGCGCTTGTCCTGCTTGATCAGCGCTACCTGCCTACCCGCGAAGACGATTTTTACTGCCGCAACACGCAGGACATTATCTATGCCCTGCAGACCATGGTGGTGCGCGGCGCTCCGGCCATTGGCGTTACCGCTGCCTATGGATGCGTTCTGGCCGCCATGGAAGTGGCTGCCGAGGCTGACTGGAAGACGGCGCTCGCCCATAAGCTGGAAGAGATCGCAGAGGCGCGCCCCACGGCCGTGAACCTGCGCTGGGGTGTGGAGCGCATGAAGAAGCTGTGGGCAGGCAATTCGGGTCTGGACAACGCCGCACTCGTGGCACTGTGGCTTGCAGAAGCCAGGGTTGTGCACAGGGAAGATATAGAGATCAACCGCCGCATGGGCGCGCACGGGGCAACCGTGATCAGCGATGGCGATACCATCATGACCCACTGCAATGCCGGTGCGCTGGCCACTGCCGGATACGGCACTGCGCTTGGCGTGGTGCGTGGTGCCATTGATGCAGGCAGAAAGGGCATTACGGTCATTGCCAACGAGACCCGTCCGTTCCTGCAGGGCGCGCGTCTTACCGCCTATGAACTGAAGGAAGACGACATTCCTGTTACCGTTGCCTGCGACAACGCTTGCGGCCTGCTCATGCGCCGTGGCATGGTGCAGAAGGTAGTCGTGGGGGCCGACCGCGTGGCAGCCAACGGCGATGCCGTGAACAAGATAGGTACCTATTCCGTGGCGCTGTTGGCCCGCGAACATGGTGTGCCCTTTTATGTGGCTGCGCCGCTGTCCACCATAGACCGCAACATGCCCGACGGCGATTCTACGCCCATTGAAGACCGCACGCCCCGCGAAGTGACCCACGTAGGGGAAACCCAGATCACCCCTGACGGCGTGCCGGTATACAATTTTGCCTTCGATGCAACCCCAAGTGAACTCATCGCGGGCATTATCACGGAAGTGGGCGTGCTGCGTGCTCCCTACAAGGAATCCATCGCCAAGGCCTTCAAGGAAGCTGGTATAGAATAG